The proteins below are encoded in one region of Hordeum vulgare subsp. vulgare chromosome 3H, MorexV3_pseudomolecules_assembly, whole genome shotgun sequence:
- the LOC123441468 gene encoding LOW QUALITY PROTEIN: uncharacterized protein LOC123441468 (The sequence of the model RefSeq protein was modified relative to this genomic sequence to represent the inferred CDS: inserted 2 bases in 2 codons): MAVDDLRPLPVPPYASQVAAWLALAAAAHFLHVPSLLLYAVHTYIHPDAVPSTGRRTVLRPRGSAAPSGNRGGGAXPASDGSXQVYRMRLSHATLASRPHFVDFHLSLLLPLALLPLALLLPPPRSPAAPLAPLLPLAFLFVALASPPRPAHLVASLAALLAATVLSSSPFVGSVASLAVLPAWRSARAFWLGTEQPRTGLAVLASSAPARLLLHLAILVSSAASILQCCGFVDGPELEVKLLAAAAGLQLLASSTPRSVHIPAHVPACLAAASEPATSPLLQASRRLDQDRRRASSLLP; the protein is encoded by the exons ATGGCCGTCGACGACCTCCGCCCCTTGCCGGTCCCACCGTACGCGTCGCAGGTCGCGGCGTGGCTAGCCCTCGCAGCCGCCGCGCACTTCCTCCacgtcccctccctcctcctctacgCCGTCCACACCTACATCCACCCGGATGCCGTCCCCTCCACGGGACGGCGCACCGTCCTCCGCCCGCGGGGCTCTGCTGCGCCCTCCGGCAACCGCGGAGGCGGGG CCCCGGCCTCCGACGGCT GACAGGTGTACCGCATGCGCCTCTCCCACGCCACGCTCGCCTCCCGCCCACACTTCGTCGACTTCCACCTCTCCCTGCTCCTCCCGCTCGCGCTCCTGCCCCTGGcgctcctcctcccgccgccccGCTCCCCGGCCGCCCCGCTCGCGCCGCTCCTCCCGCTCGCCTTCCTCTTCGTCGCGCTCGCCTCGCCGCCCCGCCCGGCGCACCTCGTCGCCTCGCTCGCCGCGCTGCTCGCTGCCACCGTGCTCTCCTCCAGCCCCTTCGTCGGCTCCGTCGCCTCGCTCGCCGTGCTCCCCGCATGGCGCTCCGCGCGCGCCTTCTGGCTCGGCACCGAGCAGCCCCGCACCGGGCTCGCCGTCCTCGCATCCTCCGCCCCCgcgcgcctcctcctccacctcgccatcctcgtctcctccgccgcctccatcCTGCAGTGCTGCGGGTTCGTCGACGGCCCCGAGCTGGAGGTCAAGCTGCTGGCCGCCGCGGCCGGGCTGCAGCTGCTGGCCTCGTCAACTCCCCGCTCCGTCCACATCCCCGCGCACGTCCCTGCGTGCCTCGCCGCCGCATCGGAGCCCGCCACCTCTCCTTTGCTCCAGGCCAGCCGCCGCCTCGATCAGGATCGAAGGAGGGCGAGCTCCCTGCTACCTTGA